In Cucurbita pepo subsp. pepo cultivar mu-cu-16 chromosome LG04, ASM280686v2, whole genome shotgun sequence, the following are encoded in one genomic region:
- the LOC111793605 gene encoding leucine-rich repeat extensin-like protein 4, with protein sequence MKSFPILTCLIFFLLTNPTATETFGVGVNGGVAVNGGIGVGISIGNGGGPGVWIGGNGGKTPSGPPTPRLNRGYAALQAWKSAITSDPLGILSSWVGPNVCSYKGVFCAQVQDEMTSSPVDIIAGIDLNHANLAGTLVNQLSYLTEITLFHLNSNRFSGTVPDTFRQMSSLQELDLSNNLFSGPFPITTLYIPNLVYLDLRFNDFSGPIPEDIFNKKLDAIFLNNNHFDGELPQNLGNSPASVINLANNKLSGNIPTGFGILGSSLKEILFLNNQLTGCIPEGIGLFSEMQVFDVSFNSLMGHLPDTLSCLNDIQILNFGHNRLSGVLPDLICSLKSLVNLTVSFNFFSGVSQECSHHFLGNLGFDFSGNCIPGRNMQRPPPECSMIPGGSLNCLRLPPVVKPLVCGTLAETTDSDHPSSSPP encoded by the coding sequence atgaaaagcttCCCAATTCTCACTtgtctcatcttcttcctacTCACAAACCCCACTGCAACTGAAACCTTCGGAGTCGGCGTCAATGGCGGAGTCGCCGTCAATGGGGGAATCGGCGTCGGGATCTCTATCGGCAACGGTGGTGGGCCAGGCGTATGGATTGGCGGAAACGGTGGAAAAACGCCATCTGGGCCTCCGACGCCGAGGCTGAACAGAGGCTACGCCGCCCTCCAAGCATGGAAATCCGCCATTACAAGTGACCCACTTGGAATTTTGAGCAGTTGGGTCGGCCCCAATGTGTGTTCTTACAAAGGGGTTTTCTGTGCACAAGTTCAAGACGAAATGACGTCGTCCCCCGTCGACATTATCGCCGGAATCGACCTCAATCACGCCAATCTAGCAGGTACTCTCGTGAATCAGCTCTCTTATCTCACGGAAATCACTCTGTTTCACCTCAACTCCAACCGATTTTCCGGCACCGTTCCCGACACCTTCCGACAAATGTCTTCCCTCCAAGAACTAGATCTTAGCAACAATCTTTTTTCCGGTCCTTTTCCAATTACCACATTATATATTCCGAATCTCGTCTATTTAGACCTGAGATTCAACGATTTCTCCGGCCCAATTCCAGAAGACATCTTCAATAAAAAACTCGACGCCATTTTCCTCAACAACAACCATTTCGACGGCGAACTACCACAGAATCTGGGGAATTCCCCTGCTTCTGTCATTAATTTAGCTAACAACAAGCTGTCTGGGAATATCCCAACTGGGTTCGGGATCTTGGGTTCATCACTTAAAGAAATCTTGTTCTTGAACAACCAATTAACTGGTTGCATCCCCGAAGGAATCGGGCTTTTCTCAGAAATGCAAGTGTTCGATGTTAGTTTCAATTCATTGATGGGTCATTTGCCTGATACTCTGTCCTGTTTGAACGACAtccaaattctaaatttcGGCCACAACCGCCTTTCCGGTGTTCTTCCCGATTTGATCTGTTCGTTGAAAAGCTTGGTGAATCTGACGgtttctttcaactttttttccGGAGTTAGCCAAGAATGCTCGCATCATTTTCTGGGGAATTTGGGATTTGATTTCTCAGGAAATTGCATTCCTGGAAGGAACATGCAGAGGCCTCCGCCTGAATGTTCTATGATTCCTGGTGGGAGTTTGAATTGTCTGAGGTTACCTCCTGTCGTGAAGCCTCTTGTCTGTGGAACACTGGCTGAGACAACAGACAGTGATCATCCCAGCTCGTCGCCGCCATGA